In the Aulosira sp. FACHB-615 genome, one interval contains:
- a CDS encoding non-ribosomal peptide synthetase: MEAKNIEDIYTLSPTQQGMLFHILSAPDGRMYVEQTVCTLHANLNISAFEQVWQQIIDRHQSLRTAFVLQGVNQPVQIVHRQVKLAIAYDDWRELSTTQQQAQLQSYLEADQKSGFDLAQPPLMRLTLIQTDVNTYQFIWSICHLVIDAWCVSTILKEFLSCYEALCQGQILQLPPSRPYRDYISWLKQQDLSEAEVFWRKYLQGFTTPTALTTDGNSQQEGFHQQQVQLSPATTQALKSLAQQHHLTLNTLIQGVWALLLSYYSNEADVVYGTVVSGRPPTLLGVASMVGLFINTLPVRVFVAGEASLISWLKSLHAQQLSLLKYECTPLVQIQSWSQVPPGIPLFNSILVFENASANLANLPTRNLKIAHVRSFINSNYPLVLLVKPWSQLSLNIFYDLRYFNQMTVDRMLSHLEILLNNIVANSNTTLAKLTRSIVDIEQQKLLIEFNNTKIDNVNDKCIHQLIEEQVKRTPENIAVVFKNQQLTYKELNTRANQLAQYLQALGVAPDVLVGICIERSWEMLVGILAILKAGGGYVPIDPLYPQQRLNYILADSQVSIILTQERLVKNLPDIEAKVLCLDTLWDVITQESDENPQNQVKPENLAYLIYTSGSTGKPKGVQVTHQNLVHSTTARMRYYEQSITGFLLTSPFAFDSSVAGIFWTLCQGGFVFILPDNWQLNIQQIIEAIAQQEISHLLCLPSLYKLILEQAQPQKLLSLTTVIVAGESCPKELVKQHRELLQNFVLFNEYGPTEATVWSSVYNCQNHDLNYSVPIGRPIANTQIYVLDAHLQPVSIGVAGEIYIGGLGVAKGYLNRPELTAQKFIPNPFSDQPNARLYKTGDLGRYLPDGNIEFLGRIDQQVKIRGYRIELPEIEAVLHQHPAVQQAIAIAPEDINTHRRLTAYIVPKQEQVPTIDDLRSFLKNYLPDYMLPSVFVMLKTLPLTPNGKVDRQALPIPDQARPNLEAVFVPPSTPIEVALAEIWSQVLSIEKVGIHDNFLKLGGDSLRSIQVLSRANNRGLNFSLQEFIQHPTIYELSQVIKTNQELQIPAIKPVSRDQYRLK, from the coding sequence ATGGAAGCGAAAAATATCGAAGACATCTACACACTCTCACCCACTCAACAGGGTATGCTGTTTCACATTCTCTCGGCTCCAGATGGGAGGATGTATGTAGAGCAAACAGTATGTACATTACACGCAAATCTCAACATCTCAGCTTTTGAGCAGGTTTGGCAACAAATAATAGACCGACATCAGAGTTTAAGAACAGCTTTTGTATTGCAAGGTGTAAATCAGCCAGTCCAGATAGTACACAGACAAGTTAAACTGGCGATCGCCTATGATGATTGGCGTGAGCTTTCAACAACTCAACAACAAGCGCAACTACAAAGTTACCTGGAAGCAGACCAAAAAAGCGGCTTTGATTTGGCTCAACCACCCTTAATGCGGCTGACTTTAATTCAAACAGATGTAAATACTTACCAATTTATTTGGAGTATTTGTCACTTAGTCATAGATGCGTGGTGTGTGAGTACAATTCTCAAAGAGTTCTTGTCCTGCTACGAGGCACTTTGTCAAGGCCAAATTCTCCAGTTACCACCAAGCCGCCCCTATCGAGACTACATCAGTTGGCTAAAACAGCAAGATTTATCAGAAGCGGAGGTTTTTTGGCGAAAATATCTTCAGGGCTTCACAACACCAACCGCTTTGACAACAGATGGAAACAGTCAACAAGAGGGTTTCCATCAACAACAAGTCCAACTTTCGCCAGCCACCACACAAGCACTGAAATCTTTAGCACAACAACATCATTTAACTCTCAATACCTTGATACAAGGGGTTTGGGCGTTGCTGTTGAGTTATTACAGCAATGAAGCAGATGTGGTGTATGGAACTGTTGTCTCTGGACGACCACCAACATTATTGGGGGTTGCTTCAATGGTGGGACTTTTTATCAACACCTTACCAGTGCGCGTATTTGTTGCTGGTGAAGCGTCATTGATATCTTGGCTGAAATCACTCCATGCTCAACAACTGAGTTTACTTAAATACGAATGTACCCCCTTAGTTCAAATCCAAAGTTGGAGTCAAGTACCTCCTGGCATACCCTTATTTAATAGTATTTTGGTATTTGAAAACGCCTCAGCCAATCTTGCTAATTTACCTACCAGAAACTTAAAAATTGCTCATGTCCGCTCTTTTATCAACTCTAACTATCCACTGGTTTTATTAGTTAAACCTTGGTCGCAGTTATCTCTGAATATATTTTATGACTTACGTTACTTCAATCAAATGACAGTAGATAGAATGTTAAGTCATTTAGAAATACTGCTAAATAATATAGTTGCAAATTCTAACACAACACTAGCAAAGTTAACCCGTAGCATTGTTGATATTGAACAACAAAAACTACTTATTGAATTTAATAATACAAAAATAGATAATGTTAATGATAAGTGTATCCATCAATTAATTGAAGAGCAGGTAAAACGTACCCCAGAAAACATAGCTGTGGTGTTTAAAAATCAACAACTAACTTATAAAGAACTAAACACCAGAGCCAATCAATTAGCACAATATCTTCAAGCTTTGGGAGTTGCACCCGATGTATTGGTGGGGATTTGTATAGAACGTTCTTGGGAAATGCTAGTAGGGATATTAGCCATTCTCAAAGCTGGAGGAGGATATGTACCAATTGATCCTTTGTATCCTCAACAGCGATTGAATTATATTTTGGCAGATTCCCAAGTATCAATCATCTTGACCCAAGAACGGTTAGTGAAAAATTTACCTGATATTGAAGCGAAGGTACTTTGTTTAGATACTCTTTGGGATGTAATTACTCAAGAAAGTGATGAAAATCCTCAAAATCAAGTAAAGCCTGAGAACCTAGCTTACTTAATTTATACTTCTGGCTCTACAGGAAAACCCAAAGGAGTGCAAGTTACTCATCAAAATTTAGTTCACTCGACAACTGCTCGGATGCGTTATTATGAACAATCAATAACAGGTTTTTTGTTAACTTCACCTTTTGCTTTTGATAGTTCTGTTGCTGGGATTTTTTGGACACTTTGTCAAGGTGGTTTTGTATTTATTTTACCTGACAACTGGCAATTAAATATTCAACAGATAATAGAGGCGATCGCTCAACAAGAAATCTCTCATTTATTATGTCTACCATCTCTTTACAAGCTGATTTTAGAGCAAGCACAACCACAAAAACTACTCAGCCTCACAACCGTAATTGTTGCGGGTGAATCTTGTCCAAAGGAACTTGTTAAGCAGCATCGTGAATTATTGCAAAACTTCGTCTTATTTAATGAATATGGCCCTACAGAAGCCACCGTTTGGAGTAGTGTATATAATTGTCAAAATCATGATTTAAATTATTCTGTTCCCATTGGTCGCCCAATTGCCAATACTCAAATTTATGTACTAGATGCTCATCTCCAGCCAGTATCAATTGGAGTTGCTGGAGAAATATATATTGGTGGTTTAGGTGTAGCGAAGGGCTATCTGAATCGTCCAGAACTAACTGCTCAAAAGTTTATTCCCAATCCATTTAGCGATCAACCAAATGCACGTCTTTATAAAACTGGAGATTTAGGGCGTTATCTTCCAGACGGTAACATTGAATTTCTCGGTCGGATTGATCAGCAAGTAAAGATTCGTGGATATCGAATTGAGCTACCTGAAATTGAAGCTGTTTTGCATCAACACCCAGCCGTACAACAAGCGATCGCGATCGCCCCAGAAGATATCAACACTCACCGACGTTTAACAGCATATATTGTCCCCAAACAAGAGCAAGTACCCACAATTGATGATTTACGTAGCTTCTTAAAAAATTACTTGCCAGATTATATGCTGCCTTCAGTGTTTGTAATGCTAAAAACACTTCCACTAACTCCCAATGGCAAAGTAGATCGTCAAGCCCTTCCCATCCCAGACCAAGCAAGACCAAATCTAGAAGCAGTATTTGTCCCGCCCAGCACTCCCATTGAAGTAGCACTAGCAGAGATTTGGTCACAAGTTCTCAGCATAGAAAAAGTGGGCATTCACGACAACTTTTTAAAGTTAGGCGGAGACTCACTTCGCAGCATTCAAGTATTATCCAGAGCTAATAACCGAGGATTAAATTTTTCTTTACAAGAGTTCATTCAACATCCGACAATTTACGAACTTTCCCAAGTTATTAAAACTAATCAGGAACTACAAATACCTGCCATCAAGCCAGTATCTCGTGACCAATACCGATTGAAATAA
- a CDS encoding non-ribosomal peptide synthetase, with protein MTEKLFIFPTSFAQQRLWFLHQLEPNSSVYNLPYGLRITGNLQVEALQQALESIINRHEILRTNFTTVDGNPVQIIAKSQSIVIPVVNLTQCSEIDRTAQVQQLITKEAEYFFDLAQDSLVRVTLLQLSENEYLLLLTLHHIIFDGWSMGVFIRELIALYTAFSTGTAAPLPELPIQYADYAIWQREWLQGMVLQTHLDYWKQQLAGSLPVLKLPTDRPRLAVQNFQGATESFSLSADLSQTLKHISQQVGVTLFMTLLAAFKTLLFRYTGEEDIIVGSPTANRNRPEIEGLIGFFVNTLVLRTYLGDNPSFRQLLLRVQKVTSGAFDHQDLPFEKLVEEIQPERSLSHTPLFQVMFVLQNAPMPPLELPELILNPVIVESKTAKVDLSLSMTDTPQGLIGNLEYNTDLFEAATIKRMVGHLQTLLTSIVVNPDQSLRDLPILTETELQTLLVKWNSKKTENLPDLCIHELFEAQVAQTPDAVAVIFGEQKLTYRQLNAKANQLARYLHSLGVKPEVLVGICVERSLSMIIGLLGILKAGGAYVPLDPTYPQERLTWMLSDSQVSVLLTQSDLLVKQEFAGMHIVCLDTDWQVIALESEENFISSATPKNLAYIIYTSGSTGKPKGVMIQHQSLVNFTLAAIVEYGFTQSDSILQFASISFDTAVEEIYPCLICGGKLVLRNEQMLIDIPNFLKQCQAWKIRVLDLPTAYWHHLTFELTTAKLKLPESLRLVIIGGEQALLEQVKMWQEYVGDYPQLYNGYGPTESTVVATIYKLPKARFSSESILSRVPIGKPINNVQIYVLDNNLHPVPIGIQGEIYIGGAGLARGYLNRPDLTEEKFIPNPFKNSKLASESLYKTGDLGRYLPNGNIEFLGRIDQQVKIRGFRIELGEIEVMLTQHSEIKEVVVIAQQNATGDQYLVAYVVPKQNSVPNSRELRRFLRDRLPEYMLPKFFVMLESLPLTPNGKVDRKALSIANENPYNDDTIYLAPRTSTEEKLTAIWAELLVREKVGINDNFFELGGHSLLLTQMIFRVRETFQVELPLRSLFEMLTVASLAESIEMLQTTGGSNTIVRENVVDLQAEAVLDRTIFPESLPRNYTTEPARILLTGATGFLGAFLLAELLQKTSADIYCLVRSKDAESGKNKLCQNLEIYSLWQENFSSRIIPIVGDLSESFFGLAQEEFLLLANNIDVIYHNGALVNFIHPYEQLKAANVLGTQEVLRLASLIKIKPVHYVSTLSVFPSQSDSEVQVFREQDYWEQGEILEGGYAQSKWVAEKLVAIALSRGLPVTIHRLGRITGNSKTGIWNTSDFMFNMIKCCIQLGSVPEITGFVDMTPVDYVSQAIVYLSQQKESIGEVFHLLNPQPIKLQELIDWVCSYGYPLRLVTYEQWRQELITAAKHSSDPTLYALLPLFPENRVNTKMVQFDCQNTLDKLADTSIVCPAIDDELLKNYFSYFTHQGFLNHPHL; from the coding sequence ATGACAGAAAAACTATTTATTTTTCCTACATCTTTTGCCCAGCAAAGACTGTGGTTTTTGCATCAGCTAGAACCAAATAGTTCAGTATATAACCTGCCTTATGGCTTACGAATCACTGGGAATTTGCAAGTAGAAGCTTTACAACAGGCTTTAGAAAGTATCATCAATCGTCACGAAATTTTGCGTACTAACTTTACCACAGTGGATGGAAATCCAGTGCAAATCATTGCCAAAAGCCAAAGTATAGTTATACCTGTAGTGAATCTGACTCAATGTTCAGAAATAGACCGTACAGCCCAAGTCCAGCAACTAATTACCAAGGAAGCAGAATACTTTTTTGATTTAGCACAGGACTCGTTAGTGCGTGTTACCTTGCTCCAATTAAGCGAAAATGAATATCTCCTGTTGCTAACCCTACATCACATCATCTTTGATGGTTGGTCGATGGGAGTTTTCATCCGCGAATTAATAGCCCTCTACACAGCCTTTTCAACTGGGACTGCTGCACCACTTCCCGAACTGCCCATACAATACGCTGACTATGCTATCTGGCAACGAGAGTGGTTGCAAGGGATGGTACTGCAAACTCATTTAGATTACTGGAAACAACAGTTAGCAGGTTCCTTACCCGTCTTAAAACTGCCCACAGACCGCCCTAGGTTAGCAGTCCAGAACTTTCAAGGTGCAACCGAGTCTTTTTCTTTGTCTGCTGATTTATCCCAGACACTCAAACACATTAGCCAGCAGGTAGGAGTTACCTTGTTTATGACTCTGCTGGCAGCATTTAAAACATTACTCTTCCGCTATACAGGAGAAGAGGACATCATCGTAGGTTCACCTACTGCTAACCGCAACCGCCCGGAAATCGAAGGATTAATCGGGTTTTTTGTTAATACGCTTGTCTTACGTACTTACCTTGGGGATAACCCTAGTTTTCGGCAGTTGCTTTTAAGAGTACAAAAAGTCACTTCCGGGGCATTTGACCATCAAGACTTGCCCTTCGAGAAGCTGGTAGAAGAAATACAGCCAGAACGCAGTCTTAGCCATACGCCACTTTTCCAGGTGATGTTTGTCCTGCAAAACGCCCCGATGCCACCCTTGGAGTTGCCAGAACTGATTTTGAATCCTGTGATAGTGGAGAGCAAGACAGCTAAGGTTGATTTGTCTTTATCGATGACAGATACACCGCAAGGACTAATTGGGAATTTAGAATACAACACTGATTTGTTTGAAGCAGCCACAATTAAGAGAATGGTCGGGCATTTGCAAACTTTGTTGACAAGTATTGTGGTTAATCCTGACCAGAGTCTCAGGGACTTGCCAATTTTGACAGAAACAGAATTGCAGACTTTATTGGTAAAGTGGAACAGCAAAAAAACAGAAAATTTGCCAGATTTGTGTATTCATGAGTTGTTTGAAGCTCAAGTAGCGCAAACACCGGATGCTGTTGCAGTCATCTTTGGAGAGCAGAAATTAACATATCGACAACTAAACGCCAAGGCAAATCAGTTAGCACGTTACTTACATTCCCTTGGTGTGAAACCAGAAGTGCTGGTGGGTATTTGTGTCGAGCGATCGCTTTCCATGATTATCGGGTTATTAGGCATTCTCAAAGCTGGAGGTGCTTATGTACCCTTAGATCCCACCTATCCCCAAGAGCGATTAACTTGGATGTTATCAGATTCACAAGTATCAGTCCTCTTAACTCAGAGTGATTTGTTGGTAAAACAAGAGTTTGCTGGAATGCACATAGTTTGCTTGGATACTGATTGGCAAGTAATTGCGCTTGAAAGTGAAGAGAATTTCATAAGTAGTGCGACACCAAAAAATCTGGCATATATCATCTATACATCAGGTTCTACAGGCAAACCAAAAGGAGTGATGATTCAACATCAGTCTTTAGTGAATTTCACTCTGGCGGCAATTGTTGAATATGGGTTTACCCAGTCTGACAGTATTCTACAGTTTGCCTCTATTAGCTTTGATACAGCAGTCGAAGAAATTTATCCTTGCCTCATCTGTGGTGGCAAACTGGTGCTACGTAATGAACAGATGTTAATTGATATCCCGAATTTTCTCAAACAATGTCAAGCATGGAAAATTAGAGTATTAGATTTACCTACAGCATATTGGCATCATTTGACTTTTGAATTAACGACGGCAAAACTCAAACTACCTGAATCATTGCGTTTAGTCATTATTGGCGGAGAACAGGCACTACTAGAACAAGTAAAAATGTGGCAAGAATATGTGGGTGATTACCCGCAGTTATACAACGGATATGGGCCTACAGAGTCAACTGTAGTGGCAACAATTTACAAGTTACCAAAAGCTCGATTTTCGTCAGAAAGTATATTATCAAGAGTGCCTATTGGTAAGCCTATTAATAATGTTCAAATATACGTCCTAGATAACAACTTACATCCTGTTCCCATTGGCATTCAGGGGGAAATTTATATTGGCGGTGCTGGTTTAGCCAGAGGTTACTTAAATCGTCCAGACTTAACTGAAGAAAAATTTATTCCTAACCCTTTTAAAAATTCAAAATTAGCATCAGAAAGTCTATACAAAACTGGAGATTTAGGGCGTTATCTTCCAAACGGTAACATTGAATTTCTCGGTCGGATTGATCAGCAAGTGAAGATTCGCGGCTTTCGCATCGAGCTTGGCGAAATTGAAGTGATGCTGACTCAACATTCAGAAATTAAGGAAGTTGTAGTCATCGCGCAACAAAATGCTACAGGCGACCAATACTTAGTAGCTTATGTGGTTCCCAAGCAAAATTCAGTTCCCAATAGCCGTGAATTACGTCGCTTTCTCAGGGATAGGTTGCCAGAATATATGCTGCCAAAATTCTTTGTCATGTTGGAGTCACTACCACTTACTCCTAATGGCAAAGTAGACCGGAAAGCGTTATCAATAGCTAACGAAAATCCATATAATGACGACACAATTTACTTAGCGCCACGGACATCAACTGAGGAGAAATTAACGGCAATTTGGGCTGAGTTACTAGTTCGGGAAAAAGTTGGTATTAATGATAACTTTTTTGAATTGGGTGGTCATTCTTTACTGCTGACTCAGATGATTTTTCGAGTACGAGAAACTTTTCAAGTAGAGTTACCCTTGCGTAGTCTATTTGAAATGCTGACTGTAGCCAGTCTTGCCGAAAGTATTGAGATGCTGCAAACAACAGGTGGTTCTAATACTATTGTTCGGGAAAATGTTGTGGATCTGCAAGCCGAAGCTGTTCTCGATCGCACAATTTTTCCTGAATCTCTCCCCAGAAATTATACAACCGAACCAGCTAGGATTTTATTAACAGGAGCAACAGGTTTTTTAGGAGCTTTTTTACTTGCTGAACTGCTGCAAAAAACTTCAGCAGATATTTATTGTTTGGTACGTTCTAAGGATGCTGAATCAGGTAAAAACAAGCTCTGCCAAAACTTGGAAATATATTCACTTTGGCAGGAAAATTTTAGTTCTAGAATTATTCCGATTGTGGGAGATTTATCTGAGTCATTTTTTGGACTGGCTCAGGAAGAGTTTTTGCTATTGGCAAATAATATAGATGTGATTTATCACAATGGTGCTTTAGTTAATTTTATTCATCCATACGAGCAGCTAAAGGCAGCTAATGTTCTCGGAACCCAGGAAGTTTTGAGATTAGCAAGTCTCATTAAAATTAAACCAGTGCATTATGTTTCTACCCTTTCTGTGTTTCCCTCACAAAGCGATTCTGAAGTGCAAGTATTTCGAGAACAAGACTATTGGGAACAGGGAGAAATCCTCGAAGGTGGCTATGCTCAGAGTAAATGGGTAGCAGAAAAATTAGTAGCGATCGCACTTTCGAGGGGACTACCTGTGACTATCCACAGACTAGGAAGAATCACAGGAAACAGCAAAACAGGCATCTGGAATACAAGTGATTTTATGTTCAATATGATTAAATGCTGTATCCAGCTTGGTAGTGTGCCGGAAATTACTGGTTTCGTGGATATGACTCCTGTAGACTATGTAAGTCAGGCGATCGTTTATTTATCTCAGCAAAAAGAATCAATTGGTGAAGTTTTTCATTTACTTAATCCCCAACCAATTAAACTGCAAGAACTGATCGATTGGGTATGTTCTTATGGCTATCCACTGCGGTTAGTGACTTATGAACAATGGCGACAAGAATTGATCACGGCTGCAAAACATTCTTCAGATCCAACCTTGTATGCCCTTTTACCTTTGTTTCCAGAAAATAGAGTCAACACAAAAATGGTACAGTTCGATTGCCAAAACACCCTTGATAAACTGGCAGATACTTCTATTGTCTGTCCGGCGATCGATGACGAACTTCTGAAAAACTACTTCTCTTACTTTACTCATCAAGGTTTCCTGAATCACCCACATCTCTAG
- a CDS encoding MFS transporter has protein sequence MRIFTLIWFGQLVSLIGSGLTQFALGVWVYQNTGSVTQFALIYLFTILPSILLSPLVGVLVDRWNRRNCMILSDVGAGASTLAIALLLVIGKLEIWHIYLAVAISSIFNAFQWPAYAAATTMLVPKQHLGRASGMVQLAEATSRLLAPMLAGVLVVTIQIQGVILIDCVTFLVSLVTLLVVRFPEPKTTTDNEVKKSWRLQEFTYGWTYITARPGLLGLLIFFAVINFLTGVVSVLVTPLVLAFATANVLGTVLSIGGSGMLVGGLVMSVWGGPKNRILGVFGFSLSGALSIILAGLRPAVPVFFAAAFIYYFGVSMINGCDQAIWQRKVAPTVQGRVFAVRSMLAFASLPLAYLIAGPLVDGVFEPLLAPHGLLAGSVGKLIGVGRGYGIAFLFVVVGILNMIAIAFGYLYQPLRRLNQQLPDAIADIV, from the coding sequence ATGCGAATATTTACCCTGATTTGGTTTGGGCAACTTGTCTCATTGATTGGCTCTGGGCTGACTCAATTTGCTTTAGGTGTTTGGGTATACCAAAATACGGGGTCAGTCACGCAATTTGCTCTGATTTATTTGTTCACAATATTGCCAAGTATTTTGTTGTCACCCTTGGTTGGTGTGCTGGTAGATCGCTGGAATCGGCGTAATTGTATGATATTGAGTGATGTGGGAGCCGGAGCGAGTACCCTAGCGATCGCGCTGTTGCTGGTAATTGGTAAGCTGGAAATTTGGCACATTTACCTAGCTGTAGCAATCAGTTCCATCTTTAACGCCTTTCAGTGGCCTGCTTATGCGGCTGCAACTACAATGCTTGTCCCCAAGCAACATCTTGGTCGAGCCAGTGGTATGGTGCAACTAGCAGAAGCAACTTCACGGCTACTTGCACCGATGTTAGCAGGTGTGTTGGTTGTAACTATTCAGATTCAAGGCGTAATCTTGATTGACTGCGTTACTTTTCTCGTTTCCCTAGTGACGCTTTTAGTTGTTCGATTTCCTGAACCGAAAACAACCACAGACAATGAAGTCAAGAAAAGTTGGCGCTTGCAGGAGTTCACCTATGGGTGGACATACATCACCGCACGTCCTGGACTTCTGGGATTATTGATTTTTTTTGCTGTGATTAATTTCTTAACGGGAGTTGTCAGCGTACTAGTTACACCACTGGTATTAGCATTTGCCACTGCTAATGTATTGGGTACAGTGCTATCTATTGGTGGAAGCGGGATGCTGGTTGGTGGTTTGGTGATGAGCGTTTGGGGAGGCCCGAAAAACCGCATCCTTGGTGTGTTTGGTTTTAGCCTATCAGGTGCATTGTCCATCATACTTGCAGGGCTGAGACCTGCTGTGCCGGTTTTCTTTGCAGCTGCTTTCATCTACTATTTTGGGGTGTCGATGATTAATGGCTGTGACCAGGCCATCTGGCAGAGAAAAGTTGCACCCACTGTCCAGGGGCGTGTGTTTGCCGTGCGAAGTATGCTGGCTTTCGCATCACTACCGCTTGCTTATTTAATTGCAGGGCCTTTAGTAGATGGAGTTTTCGAGCCATTACTTGCCCCTCATGGTTTATTAGCTGGAAGTGTTGGCAAGTTGATTGGTGTCGGTCGAGGATATGGTATTGCTTTTTTGTTTGTTGTCGTCGGAATTTTGAATATGATAGCGATCGCTTTTGGTTATTTGTATCAACCTCTACGACGGCTAAACCAGCAACTACCAGATGCAATTGCTGATATTGTATGA